The Lycium ferocissimum isolate CSIRO_LF1 unplaced genomic scaffold, AGI_CSIRO_Lferr_CH_V1 ctg122, whole genome shotgun sequence genome contains a region encoding:
- the LOC132041907 gene encoding F-box/kelch-repeat protein At3g23880-like, protein MLSLEELNRENIERKQENPESDEQEILASFDFLTEILSRLPVKSLLRFKSVSKSWFSLICSPEFIKSHLSLSAKNNNTDYTNYRVMLRIAQPEFNLKDCSLKSLLHDESVIEESNLDYPMKDSSISFLIEGSVNGLICLVSGAEELVLWNPSIKTYKKLPVLISKMRDSYRSTYGFGYDEIHDDYKVVCIISRLHDFKEVNMYSLKNNS, encoded by the coding sequence ATGCTATCTTTAGAAGAACTGAATAGAGAGAATAttgaaagaaagcaagaaaatcCAGAATCTGATGAACAAGAAATCTTGGCTTCCTTTGATTTTCTTACTGAGATTCTCTCAAGGCTTCCAGTGAAATCTCTCTTGAGATTCAAGTCTGTTTCAAAATCTTGGTTTTCTTTGATTTGTAGCCCTGAGTTTATCAAATCCCATCTAAGTTTATCAGCTAAAAATAACAACACAGACTACACCAATTATAGGGTTATGTTGAGGATTGCCCAACCTGAATTCAATCTTAAGGATTGTTCCCTTAAGTCTTTACTTCACGATGAGTCTGTTATTGAGGAGTCTAACTTGGATTATCCCATGAAAGACTCCTCTATATCTTTTTTGATTGAGGGTTCTGTCAATGGACTGATATGTCTTGTAAGTGGGGCAGAAGAATTGGTTCTATGGAACCCGTCAATTAAAACATACAAGAAATTGCCTGTTTTGATATCTAAAATGAGGGATTCTTACCGTTCCACATATGGTTTTGGGTATGACGAGATTCATGATGATTATAAGGTAGTGTGTATTATTAGTCGTTTGCATGATTTTAAAGAGGTCAATATGTATAGCCTAAAGAATAATTCTTAG